Proteins encoded by one window of Streptomyces sp. LX-29:
- a CDS encoding helix-turn-helix transcriptional regulator, which yields MDAKDTELAETLDSIGPRLRALRHDRGLTLEALAEDTGISVSTLSRLESGKRRPTLELLIPLARAHRVALDQLVAAPATGDPRVHLKPHRRERGSVLVPLTQYPGRVQVFKQVLAYREPKLVTHAGYEWLYVLAGELRLILGDREFVLRPGEVAEFDTGEPHWFGPAGPHAVEILHLFGPHGDQAVVRTGPSATS from the coding sequence ATGGACGCCAAGGACACGGAACTCGCGGAGACCCTCGACAGCATCGGGCCACGGCTGCGAGCGCTGCGACACGACCGCGGACTCACCCTCGAGGCGCTCGCGGAGGACACCGGGATCTCCGTCAGCACGCTGTCGCGCCTGGAGTCGGGCAAGCGACGGCCGACGCTCGAACTGCTCATCCCGCTCGCGCGAGCGCACCGTGTCGCCCTGGACCAGCTGGTCGCGGCGCCCGCCACCGGCGACCCGCGCGTGCACCTGAAGCCCCACCGCAGGGAGCGCGGAAGCGTCCTCGTGCCCCTGACGCAGTACCCGGGCCGGGTCCAGGTCTTCAAGCAGGTGCTGGCGTACCGTGAGCCGAAGCTCGTGACCCACGCCGGCTACGAATGGCTCTATGTGCTCGCCGGCGAACTCCGCCTCATCCTCGGCGACCGCGAGTTCGTCCTCCGGCCGGGCGAGGTGGCCGAGTTCGACACCGGCGAGCCGCACTGGTTCGGCCCCGCCGGCCCCCACGCCGTGGAGATCCTGCATCTGTTCGGCCCCCACGGGGACCAGGCCGTCGTCCGCACCGGCCCGTCGGCGACGTCCTGA